Proteins found in one Miscanthus floridulus cultivar M001 chromosome 4, ASM1932011v1, whole genome shotgun sequence genomic segment:
- the LOC136550147 gene encoding peptidyl-prolyl cis-trans isomerase CYP21-4-like isoform X1 translates to MARIKPKQLLIQSKTKKAPSRISYSTIITWNLIVILVVLSLYATYSHWHQRSAQDFEMELHEAELAVRPVDPKMISRPRYAVMNTAKGPITIEIYKDASASVVDRFIDLCKSNHFKGMPFRHIIKNFVIQGGDFDFDGAAQEWITKAKASGKNDLSPKHEAFMIGTAKNRNNKGFDLFITTAPIPDLNDKLVVFGRVIKGEDIVQEIEEVDTDEHYQPKAAIGIINIMLKQEP, encoded by the exons ATGGCGAGGATAAAGCCCAAGCAATTGCTAATCCAAAGCAAGACGAAGAAGGCTCCATCTCGGATCAGCTACTCTACTATCATCACATGGAACTTGATTGTCATATTGGTTGTGCTATCTCTCTATGCTACCTACAGCCATTGGCATCAAAG GTCTGCCCAAGACTTTGAAATGGAGCTTCATGAAGCTGAG CTTGCTGTGAGACCGGTGGATCCAAAAATGATAAGTAGACCAAGATATGCG GTAATGAACACCGCAAAGGGTCCAATTACTATAGAAATATACAAAGATGCTTCTGCTAGTGTTGTGGATAGATTTATCGACTTGTG CAAGAGTAATCATTTCAAAGGAATGCCATTTCGGCATATCATAAAAAATTTTGTAATTCAAGGAGGTGATTTTGATTTTGATGGAGCTGCCCAAGAATGGATAACGAAAGCTAAAGCTAGTGGGAAAAATGATCTCAG TCCAAAACATGAGGCATTTATGATTGGGACTGCAAAGAATCGTAATAACAAAGGATTTGATTTGTTTATCACGACCGCTCCAATTCCTGACTTGAATGACAAGCTTGTTGTATTTGGGCGAGTTATCAAGGGAGAGGACATCGTTCAG GAGATTGAAGAAGTTGACACTGATGAGCATTATCAGCCAAAGGCTGCCATAGGCATCATCAATATCATGCTAAAACAGGAGCCTTGA
- the LOC136550147 gene encoding peptidyl-prolyl cis-trans isomerase CYP21-4-like isoform X2 has product MARIKPKQLLIQSKTKKAPSRISYSTIITWNLIVILVVLSLYATYSHWHQRSAQDFEMELHEAELAVRPVDPKMISRPRYALIIFVVERSIMPLLNFCSKSNHFKGMPFRHIIKNFVIQGGDFDFDGAAQEWITKAKASGKNDLSPKHEAFMIGTAKNRNNKGFDLFITTAPIPDLNDKLVVFGRVIKGEDIVQEIEEVDTDEHYQPKAAIGIINIMLKQEP; this is encoded by the exons ATGGCGAGGATAAAGCCCAAGCAATTGCTAATCCAAAGCAAGACGAAGAAGGCTCCATCTCGGATCAGCTACTCTACTATCATCACATGGAACTTGATTGTCATATTGGTTGTGCTATCTCTCTATGCTACCTACAGCCATTGGCATCAAAG GTCTGCCCAAGACTTTGAAATGGAGCTTCATGAAGCTGAG CTTGCTGTGAGACCGGTGGATCCAAAAATGATAAGTAGACCAAGATATGCG TTAATCATCTTTGTAGTAGAAAGAAGCATTATGCCACTGCTTAACTTCTGCAG CAAGAGTAATCATTTCAAAGGAATGCCATTTCGGCATATCATAAAAAATTTTGTAATTCAAGGAGGTGATTTTGATTTTGATGGAGCTGCCCAAGAATGGATAACGAAAGCTAAAGCTAGTGGGAAAAATGATCTCAG TCCAAAACATGAGGCATTTATGATTGGGACTGCAAAGAATCGTAATAACAAAGGATTTGATTTGTTTATCACGACCGCTCCAATTCCTGACTTGAATGACAAGCTTGTTGTATTTGGGCGAGTTATCAAGGGAGAGGACATCGTTCAG GAGATTGAAGAAGTTGACACTGATGAGCATTATCAGCCAAAGGCTGCCATAGGCATCATCAATATCATGCTAAAACAGGAGCCTTGA